In Odocoileus virginianus isolate 20LAN1187 ecotype Illinois chromosome 23, Ovbor_1.2, whole genome shotgun sequence, one DNA window encodes the following:
- the LOC110127249 gene encoding large ribosomal subunit protein eL32, whose protein sequence is MAALRPLVKPKIVKKRTKKFIRHQSDRYVKIKRNWRKPRGIDNRVRRRFKGQILMPNIGYGSNKKTKHMLPSGFRKFLVHNVKELEVLLMCNKSYCAEIAHNVSSKNRKAIVERAAQLAIRITNPNARLRSEENE, encoded by the coding sequence ATGGCCGCCCTCAGACCCCTCGTGAAGCCTAAGATCGTCAAGAAGAGGACCAAGAAGTTCATTAGGCATCAGTCAGATCGATATGTCAAAATCAAGCGGAACTGGCGGAAACCCAGAGGCATTGACAACAGGGTGCGCAGAAGATTCAAGGGCCAGATCTTGATGCCCAACATCGGTTACGGGAGCAACAAGAAAACCAAGCACATGCTGCCCAGCGGCTTCCGGAAGTTCCTGGTCCACAACGTCAAGGAGCTTGAGGTGCTGCTGATGTGCAACAAATCTTACTGTGCTGAGATTGCTCACAACGTCTCCTCCAAGAACCGCAAGGCCATTGTGGAAAGAGCAGCCCAGCTGGCCATCAGGATCACCAATCCCAATGCCAGACTGCGCAGCGAGGAAAATGAATAG